Proteins found in one Herbiconiux sp. A18JL235 genomic segment:
- a CDS encoding carbohydrate ABC transporter permease produces MSIRTSRRIDRDPTSALATVVFIGFALYILAPMLWLVINATKSNSQLYTSFGFWFSDTPQLWQNIVDVFAQRDGIFLRWMGNTLLYSTASALGATLVCFLAGYAFAKWEFRGRSALFWTIMAAMMVPTTALAIPTYQMLSGAGLVNTPWAIILPSIASPFGLYLMRLYTASAVPDELLDAARVDGAGEPRIISGIVLPIVSPGLATVFLISFVNTWNNYLLPLLVLNDVNMYPVTLGLTGWNNQATFPAAGSTVMYPLVITGSLLSIIPLIILFLFMQKYLRNGLTLGAVK; encoded by the coding sequence ATGAGCATCCGCACCTCCCGCCGCATCGACCGCGACCCGACCAGCGCGCTGGCGACGGTGGTGTTCATCGGCTTCGCGCTGTACATCCTGGCGCCGATGCTCTGGCTCGTCATCAACGCCACCAAGTCGAACAGCCAGCTCTACACGAGCTTCGGCTTCTGGTTCTCCGACACACCCCAGCTCTGGCAGAACATCGTCGACGTGTTCGCGCAGCGCGACGGCATCTTCCTGCGCTGGATGGGGAACACACTCCTCTATTCAACGGCGAGCGCCCTCGGCGCCACCCTGGTCTGCTTCCTCGCCGGCTACGCCTTCGCGAAGTGGGAGTTCCGCGGGCGGTCGGCGCTGTTCTGGACGATCATGGCGGCGATGATGGTGCCGACCACGGCGCTCGCCATCCCGACCTACCAGATGCTGAGCGGCGCGGGTCTCGTGAACACCCCGTGGGCGATCATCCTCCCCTCCATCGCCAGCCCGTTCGGCCTCTACCTCATGCGGCTCTACACCGCGTCGGCGGTGCCCGACGAGCTGCTCGACGCCGCTCGCGTCGACGGGGCGGGGGAGCCGCGCATCATCAGCGGCATCGTGCTGCCGATCGTGTCGCCGGGGCTCGCGACGGTGTTCCTCATCTCGTTCGTGAACACGTGGAACAACTACCTGCTGCCGCTGCTCGTGCTGAACGACGTGAACATGTACCCCGTGACCCTCGGGCTCACCGGGTGGAACAACCAGGCGACCTTCCCCGCGGCCGGCAGCACCGTGATGTACCCGCTGGTGATCACCGGGTCGCTGCTGTCGATCATCCCTCTCATCATCCTCTTCCTCTTCATGCAGAAGTACCTGCGCAACGGCCTCACCCTGGGCGCCGTGAAGTGA